The following proteins are encoded in a genomic region of Maribacter hydrothermalis:
- a CDS encoding LysR substrate-binding domain-containing protein has product MTITQLQYVLAVAEYKNFTLAAEKSFVTQPTLSMQVQKLEDELDILLFDRSKKPITITDVGEKIVAQAKNIVNEAARIKDIVEQEKGFIGGDYVLGIIPTIMPTLLPMFLKNFIHKYPKVNLIIKEQNTESLIQNIEDGHIDAAIAATPLEVDFITERPLYYEPFVGYVPKDHRLGKSNQITPDDLDIEDILLLQDGHCFREGILNLCKAPKIGSEHFSLQSGSFETLINLSNEGLGMTLLPYLNTLELDDVKKKNLKYFKDPSPAREVSLIYHKKELKVQITEALRDVITGIVRGAIAFQDVKIISPLNK; this is encoded by the coding sequence ATGACCATTACCCAATTACAATATGTACTTGCTGTTGCTGAATACAAGAATTTTACGCTCGCTGCAGAGAAAAGTTTTGTTACTCAACCAACATTAAGTATGCAGGTTCAAAAACTTGAAGATGAGTTAGATATACTTCTTTTTGACCGTAGTAAAAAACCAATTACGATTACAGACGTAGGTGAAAAAATAGTGGCTCAAGCAAAAAACATTGTAAATGAAGCTGCCCGTATAAAAGATATCGTTGAACAAGAAAAAGGGTTTATTGGTGGGGATTATGTTCTAGGTATAATACCCACCATAATGCCTACTTTATTACCAATGTTTCTTAAAAATTTTATTCATAAATATCCTAAAGTCAATCTTATTATTAAGGAACAAAATACTGAAAGTCTTATCCAAAATATTGAAGACGGACATATTGATGCTGCTATTGCCGCAACACCTTTAGAAGTCGATTTTATAACCGAAAGACCTTTGTATTACGAACCGTTTGTAGGCTATGTTCCAAAAGATCATAGATTAGGAAAAAGTAATCAAATAACACCCGATGATCTTGATATTGAAGATATTTTGCTTTTACAAGATGGTCACTGTTTTAGAGAAGGTATTTTAAACTTATGCAAAGCTCCAAAAATAGGCAGCGAGCATTTTAGTTTGCAAAGTGGAAGTTTTGAAACACTTATAAATTTATCCAATGAAGGTTTAGGTATGACACTTCTGCCCTATTTAAACACCTTAGAGTTAGATGATGTTAAGAAAAAGAATCTGAAGTATTTTAAAGATCCATCACCAGCGCGTGAGGTAAGTCTAATCTACCATAAAAAAGAATTAAAAGTACAGATTACCGAAGCTTTGAGAGATGTTATTACAGGTATTGTTCGTGGCGCTATTGCTTTTCAAGATGTGAAAATAATTAGTCCGTTGAATAAATAA
- a CDS encoding OmpW family outer membrane protein produces the protein MLRNEILAIIFLIVCGHTFFAQEKNRFKVGVNLGAALASDAGVLMCVEPKYNINDNNSIGLRLGVTFVLGRNINEPINSQYIIEEGLSLHETYSLVATFDRYLGKSNSRFQPFVGGGISYYKLSKLNQVSTIDNSNVNLASVTKVEGQIGLLIRSGFEFGKFRFGIAYNVIPKSKIQLSNGDIAGSVQDSYLGASIGCIFGEGKN, from the coding sequence ATGCTCCGAAATGAAATATTGGCAATTATATTTCTAATAGTATGTGGTCACACATTTTTTGCCCAAGAAAAAAATAGGTTTAAAGTAGGAGTTAATCTAGGTGCTGCACTAGCTTCAGATGCAGGTGTTTTAATGTGTGTTGAGCCTAAATATAATATTAATGATAATAATTCTATAGGCCTACGGTTGGGGGTAACTTTTGTGTTAGGAAGAAATATTAACGAACCAATAAATTCTCAATACATTATTGAAGAAGGGCTTAGTTTACATGAAACCTATTCTTTGGTAGCTACTTTTGACCGGTATTTAGGTAAATCAAATAGTAGATTTCAACCTTTTGTAGGTGGTGGTATTAGTTACTATAAATTAAGTAAATTAAATCAAGTTTCAACTATAGATAACTCAAATGTAAATTTAGCATCTGTTACCAAAGTTGAAGGACAAATAGGACTATTAATAAGAAGCGGATTTGAATTTGGTAAATTTCGTTTTGGAATAGCGTATAATGTTATTCCTAAGTCTAAAATACAATTATCCAATGGTGATATTGCAGGTAGTGTTCAGGATAGCTACTTAGGTGCTTCAATTGGATGTATCTTTGGAGAAGGAAAGAATTAA
- a CDS encoding peptide-methionine (S)-S-oxide reductase yields the protein MKKVFKVGFGGGCHWCTEAVFMALKGVEKVEQGYISPKENPTNFSEAVIVHYFPGVIELKDLVAVHLDTHRSTENHSMRNKYRSGIYYFKKSDKQTLVDIINEEQQNFDNPLITAILPFGAFKSSEERFHRYYFNDMEKPFCKTHIAPKIKLLKEKYAKHLSSSVL from the coding sequence ATGAAAAAAGTCTTTAAAGTCGGTTTTGGAGGGGGTTGCCATTGGTGTACGGAAGCTGTGTTTATGGCACTAAAAGGTGTTGAAAAAGTTGAGCAGGGCTATATTTCACCAAAAGAAAATCCTACAAATTTTTCTGAAGCTGTAATTGTTCATTATTTTCCTGGAGTTATAGAGTTGAAAGATTTGGTTGCTGTTCATTTAGATACACATAGAAGTACCGAAAACCATTCTATGCGGAATAAGTATAGGTCTGGAATCTATTATTTTAAAAAGTCCGATAAACAGACTTTAGTCGATATAATTAATGAAGAACAGCAAAATTTTGATAATCCATTAATTACTGCAATACTTCCTTTTGGGGCGTTTAAGTCATCTGAAGAACGCTTTCATAGGTACTACTTCAACGATATGGAGAAGCCTTTTTGCAAAACGCACATTGCACCTAAAATAAAACTGTTAAAAGAGAAATATGCCAAGCATCTATCATCGAGCGTGTTGTAG
- a CDS encoding D-alanyl-D-alanine carboxypeptidase/D-alanyl-D-alanine-endopeptidase, with protein sequence MKRTISIIIVLAILSSCGSAKSVIFKDFNYQLSSSFYKNQFTGVLVIDAASKDTVYNLNSHKYFIPASNTKIFTLFTALKTLPQRIPALKYIKLNDTLYFEGTGDPSFLHPYLKDSTAINFLKKHNNIVYSLGNFEDEKYGPGWAWDDYQWYYSPEKSDLPIHGNVVMTIGSNEIEISPAYFKDSVLQLISNRNRNEFSNTFFYNALSKDTVETPFITSNLTTKSILENLLNKKVSLTNKTPLAIKQTLYGMPSDSLYKRMMHESDNFIAEQLLLVAGSVFKDTLNSKKIRDYILKNELYDLEQEPRWVDGSGLSRYNLFTPKNMVSVLDRLFTMMPKEKLFKIFPAGGLNGTLKNKFIDENEPYIYAKSGSLSNNYCLSGYLVTKSGKTLIFSFMFNHFRESNSEVRNRLEQMLQKLRDTY encoded by the coding sequence ATGAAACGAACTATAAGTATTATCATCGTACTTGCAATCCTAAGCTCTTGCGGTTCAGCAAAATCTGTTATTTTCAAAGATTTTAATTATCAATTATCATCTTCATTCTACAAAAATCAATTCACTGGGGTCTTAGTTATTGATGCCGCTTCGAAGGATACCGTCTATAACTTAAATAGTCACAAGTATTTTATACCGGCTAGTAACACAAAAATATTTACACTTTTTACCGCATTAAAAACACTTCCGCAGCGTATTCCAGCTCTTAAATATATAAAGCTAAATGACACCCTTTATTTTGAAGGTACAGGAGACCCTTCTTTTTTGCATCCATATCTTAAAGATTCAACGGCTATCAATTTTCTAAAAAAACATAATAATATAGTATACTCACTTGGTAACTTTGAAGACGAAAAATACGGTCCTGGATGGGCTTGGGACGATTACCAATGGTATTATTCTCCTGAAAAAAGCGATTTACCTATTCATGGAAATGTGGTAATGACAATTGGCAGCAATGAAATAGAAATTAGTCCGGCATATTTTAAAGACAGCGTTCTTCAACTAATCAGCAACAGAAACCGAAATGAATTTTCTAATACGTTCTTCTACAATGCCCTGTCTAAAGACACTGTTGAAACGCCATTTATTACCAGCAACCTTACCACCAAATCAATTCTAGAAAATCTCTTAAATAAAAAAGTAAGCTTAACCAATAAAACGCCATTAGCAATAAAGCAAACCTTATATGGTATGCCTTCAGATTCTCTTTATAAGCGAATGATGCATGAGAGCGATAATTTTATAGCAGAACAATTATTACTTGTTGCAGGGTCGGTTTTTAAAGACACCTTAAATAGCAAGAAAATTAGAGATTATATTTTAAAAAATGAATTATATGATTTAGAGCAAGAACCTAGATGGGTCGATGGTTCAGGATTATCACGATATAATTTATTTACACCCAAAAATATGGTTTCGGTATTAGATCGATTATTTACAATGATGCCCAAAGAAAAATTATTCAAAATTTTTCCTGCAGGTGGATTGAACGGCACATTAAAAAATAAATTTATAGACGAAAATGAACCCTATATTTATGCAAAATCTGGCAGTTTAAGCAACAATTATTGTCTTAGTGGATACCTCGTAACAAAATCTGGCAAAACGTTGATATTCAGTTTTATGTTTAATCATTTTAGGGAATCCAACTCAGAAGTAAGGAACAGGTTGGAACAAATGCTACAAAAACTAAGGGATACCTATTAA
- a CDS encoding TQO small subunit DoxD has protein sequence MGFIEAIGGILLILGLNTRITSFFILVTMFITIAFRPWDDTWSIVPTFFFFCISLFFMGFGSGKFGLDYFITKRM, from the coding sequence TTGGGGTTTATAGAAGCTATAGGGGGAATTCTATTAATCTTAGGTTTAAATACAAGAATAACCTCTTTCTTTATACTAGTAACAATGTTTATTACAATAGCTTTTAGGCCTTGGGATGACACATGGAGTATTGTACCTACCTTCTTTTTCTTTTGCATAAGTTTGTTTTTTATGGGTTTTGGGTCTGGTAAATTTGGACTCGATTATTTCATAACCAAAAGAATGTAG
- a CDS encoding M81 family metallopeptidase: MVLLICSTSCKDDQTLEKQLPRIAIAGLGIESSTFSPALSTEEAFHAKVGDSVFSRYPFLQVDSLNRNRANWVPTLVGKSLPGGTVTREAYESLVTRSLKLLEENMPYDGLFFDIHGAMSVVGLDDPEGDLIARIRDVIGDDVLISTSMDLHGNVSERLAKYTDLITCYRMAPHEDAIESKKRAVTNLIDRLESGKGKPAFKAWVPVPILLPGEKTSTRIEPGKSLYAKVPSVADQDGIIDAAIWIGYAWADEPRNHAVVMVTGDDKEKVEQGAEKLAQSFWDVRNEFEFVAPTTTLDESLKLALTSDKKPYMISDMGDNPTAGGAGDVTWTLKELLTRPEFKSENGKSLIYASIPGPEFVEKAIEIGVGGKIKAEAGAAVDNRFAGPITLEGTITAIKEGDRNAEVEVVVKVGSIHIIVTKKRKPYHHLSDFTNLGLNPKETDIVVVKIGYLVPELYDMRGDWIMALTPGGVDQDLNRLGYKRIKRPMFPLDADMENPDLSVRWIPASNAKE; the protein is encoded by the coding sequence ATTGTTCTTTTAATATGTTCAACCTCTTGTAAAGATGACCAAACCCTAGAAAAACAACTGCCAAGAATAGCTATTGCTGGTTTAGGTATTGAAAGTAGCACCTTCTCACCTGCCCTTTCGACCGAAGAGGCTTTTCATGCAAAAGTGGGCGATTCGGTTTTCTCTAGATATCCATTTTTACAAGTAGATTCCCTAAACAGAAATAGAGCCAATTGGGTGCCTACCCTTGTTGGAAAATCGTTACCAGGTGGCACTGTTACCCGTGAAGCTTATGAATCTTTGGTAACTAGAAGTCTGAAATTGTTAGAGGAGAATATGCCGTATGACGGACTCTTTTTTGACATCCATGGAGCAATGAGTGTTGTTGGTTTAGATGATCCTGAGGGTGATCTAATAGCTCGCATTCGTGATGTTATTGGTGATGATGTTTTAATTTCTACGTCCATGGATTTACACGGAAATGTCTCTGAACGCTTAGCAAAATATACCGATTTAATTACCTGTTACCGTATGGCACCACATGAAGATGCCATTGAATCTAAAAAAAGAGCGGTAACTAATTTAATTGATAGACTTGAAAGTGGTAAAGGAAAACCTGCCTTTAAAGCTTGGGTTCCCGTGCCAATATTATTACCGGGAGAAAAAACAAGTACCCGTATAGAACCTGGTAAAAGTCTCTATGCAAAAGTACCATCCGTTGCTGATCAAGACGGCATTATTGATGCTGCTATTTGGATTGGCTATGCCTGGGCAGATGAACCTCGTAACCATGCGGTAGTTATGGTCACCGGTGATGATAAAGAGAAAGTTGAACAAGGTGCTGAAAAATTAGCACAAAGCTTTTGGGATGTTAGAAATGAATTTGAATTTGTTGCGCCTACTACTACGTTAGATGAAAGTTTGAAATTAGCATTGACAAGTGATAAAAAACCATATATGATTAGTGATATGGGTGATAACCCTACCGCTGGTGGTGCTGGTGATGTTACATGGACATTAAAGGAATTACTTACTAGGCCTGAATTTAAATCTGAAAATGGTAAATCTTTGATCTATGCCTCTATTCCAGGGCCAGAATTTGTTGAGAAAGCTATTGAAATAGGTGTCGGTGGAAAAATTAAGGCTGAAGCAGGTGCTGCAGTTGATAATCGATTTGCTGGCCCAATAACACTAGAGGGTACTATTACAGCAATTAAGGAGGGTGATCGTAATGCAGAGGTTGAAGTAGTTGTTAAAGTGGGTAGTATTCATATTATAGTTACTAAAAAAAGAAAGCCTTATCATCACTTAAGCGATTTCACAAATTTAGGTCTGAACCCTAAAGAAACCGATATTGTTGTAGTAAAAATCGGATATTTGGTACCCGAATTATATGATATGCGTGGCGATTGGATTATGGCATTGACACCAGGTGGCGTTGACCAAGATTTAAATAGATTGGGATACAAGCGTATTAAAAGGCCTATGTTTCCATTAGATGCAGATATGGAAAATCCTGATTTATCAGTACGCTGGATACCGGCTTCTAATGCGAAAGAATAA
- a CDS encoding DUF2141 domain-containing protein, giving the protein MKKLLITITVFAMSFTMNAQENEGITLTVIIENVLNNDGYVLSALHNENTFMQAEGIKTSKEKAQSGELILTFENIQPGEYAFSVLHDANDNERMDFETNGMPKEEYAMSGNSLPMGPPTFTDAKFTIEEKDIELTLRF; this is encoded by the coding sequence ATGAAAAAGTTACTAATTACCATTACCGTATTTGCAATGAGTTTTACCATGAATGCTCAAGAAAATGAAGGCATAACATTAACAGTAATCATCGAAAATGTATTAAATAATGATGGTTATGTATTAAGCGCATTACACAATGAAAACACTTTTATGCAAGCAGAGGGCATAAAGACCAGCAAAGAGAAAGCCCAATCTGGAGAATTAATTTTAACCTTTGAGAATATTCAACCAGGAGAGTATGCTTTTTCAGTATTACATGACGCCAACGATAATGAACGCATGGATTTTGAAACAAATGGTATGCCTAAAGAAGAATATGCCATGAGTGGTAATTCTTTGCCTATGGGTCCGCCAACTTTTACTGATGCTAAGTTTACTATCGAAGAAAAGGATATAGAATTGACCCTTCGATTTTAA
- the nudK gene encoding GDP-mannose pyrophosphatase NudK → MKNGSIKDIEKKLLSDNWYTLNKYTFKYQRPDGSWETQHREAYDRGNGAAILLYNSKKGTVVLTRQFRMPTYVNGNENGMMIEVCAGLLDGDNPADCVRKETEEETGYKISNVQKVFQTYMSPGSVTEILYLFVGEYDESMKVSNGGGAEDETENIEVLELNFIDAMKMVASGEIKDAKTIMLLQHAKLNALV, encoded by the coding sequence TTGAAAAACGGAAGCATTAAAGACATAGAAAAAAAGCTGTTATCAGATAATTGGTACACATTAAATAAGTATACTTTTAAATATCAAAGACCAGATGGAAGTTGGGAAACGCAGCATCGCGAAGCTTACGATAGAGGTAATGGAGCAGCAATTTTGCTGTATAACTCTAAAAAAGGAACTGTTGTACTTACCAGGCAATTTCGTATGCCTACCTATGTAAATGGTAATGAAAATGGAATGATGATCGAGGTTTGCGCCGGACTTCTAGATGGTGATAACCCTGCAGATTGTGTACGAAAAGAAACCGAAGAAGAAACAGGCTATAAAATAAGTAATGTTCAGAAGGTGTTTCAAACCTACATGTCGCCAGGTTCGGTTACTGAGATTTTATATCTTTTTGTGGGCGAGTATGATGAAAGTATGAAGGTAAGCAATGGCGGTGGTGCAGAAGATGAAACTGAAAACATAGAGGTACTAGAGTTAAATTTTATTGATGCTATGAAAATGGTAGCGAGTGGAGAAATTAAAGATGCAAAAACCATTATGTTACTACAGCACGCAAAATTGAATGCGTTAGTTTAA
- a CDS encoding kelch-like protein, with translation MKSKKNNFVLLSSIALAFTLFNCSSNDNEIIIQEAKTPNQAPEAFSLIAVTDAATQVTVTPTFSWNAATDPDGDPVTYEVFIGSNSNSTTNIASAISETNYTVEERLPLNKDLFWNVVAIDSERNETSSETFSFTTRDLQIPDVPVTTNAAFLERTDHTSIVFNDKIWIIGGYDGFSYLNDIWQSSDGETWTQVTDEAPFHKRSGHIAVVFDNKIWVIGGYNGVDFLRDIWQSADGENWTKITGVSPFPQNGLHNAVVFKDKLWVIGSLNAPAKLSNNIWQSTDGETWTPVDVTVPFPERYRHTTMVYDDKIWIIGGSRGGILNDVWQSADGSEWIRVTEETAMEGISDHTSVVFDSKMWIIGGRNNMLSTNRIWQSSDGETWSQVTAEAPFAERRGHTSVIFDNKIWIIGGRGGILGDSYLNDVWSMD, from the coding sequence ATGAAGTCCAAGAAAAATAATTTCGTGCTTTTATCGAGTATAGCATTAGCTTTTACGTTATTTAATTGTAGCAGCAATGATAATGAAATAATAATTCAGGAAGCTAAAACACCTAATCAAGCACCAGAAGCTTTTTCGTTAATCGCTGTTACCGATGCTGCCACTCAAGTAACTGTTACGCCAACATTTAGTTGGAATGCCGCAACCGACCCCGATGGGGATCCAGTAACGTATGAAGTTTTTATAGGTAGCAATAGTAATTCAACTACCAATATTGCAAGCGCAATATCTGAAACCAATTATACCGTAGAAGAAAGGTTGCCTTTGAACAAAGACTTGTTCTGGAACGTAGTAGCAATTGATTCCGAGAGAAATGAGACCTCTAGTGAGACCTTCAGCTTTACAACAAGAGATCTTCAGATACCTGATGTACCAGTAACTACAAATGCAGCTTTCTTAGAAAGAACAGATCATACTTCTATAGTTTTTAATGATAAGATTTGGATAATAGGGGGCTATGATGGTTTTTCATATTTAAACGACATCTGGCAAAGTTCTGATGGCGAAACTTGGACTCAAGTTACAGACGAAGCACCTTTTCATAAAAGAAGCGGACATATAGCTGTAGTTTTCGATAATAAAATTTGGGTCATCGGCGGTTATAATGGTGTAGATTTTTTAAGAGATATCTGGCAAAGTGCTGATGGCGAAAACTGGACAAAAATAACTGGGGTTTCACCATTTCCGCAAAATGGCCTCCACAACGCAGTAGTTTTCAAAGATAAATTATGGGTTATCGGTAGTCTCAATGCACCTGCGAAATTATCAAATAATATATGGCAAAGTACGGATGGGGAAACGTGGACTCCGGTCGATGTGACAGTACCTTTCCCAGAAAGGTATAGACATACAACTATGGTCTATGATGATAAAATATGGATTATTGGGGGAAGCCGAGGAGGTATTTTAAATGATGTTTGGCAAAGTGCTGATGGTAGTGAATGGATAAGGGTTACTGAGGAAACTGCTATGGAAGGAATATCCGACCATACTAGTGTGGTCTTTGATAGTAAAATGTGGATTATAGGCGGCCGCAATAATATGCTTAGCACCAACAGAATTTGGCAAAGTTCAGATGGAGAAACTTGGAGCCAAGTCACTGCAGAAGCTCCTTTTGCTGAAAGAAGAGGACATACCTCTGTCATATTTGATAATAAAATTTGGATTATTGGCGGTAGAGGTGGCATTCTTGGCGACTCCTACTTAAACGATGTATGGTCTATGGATTAA
- a CDS encoding leucine-rich repeat domain-containing protein, whose translation MKTIQTLFKLNRKGSLIMLLFIMIGITSCSKKDDSVNKTIVTNTPEEELALSNEKQITSFVFLLTNNPIEVNIVATIDEENKTITAAFPPGTDITGLLPEVKISELAIVDRDTAQDFTEPLEYKVTAEDGSTAIYNVTITALLTQRQILQAILDANPQNTITWDLNATENLGDLDGVTLNTEDKIIELSVFNKTISTLPKEIGQLTNLRSLFIHANKLSALPSEIGQLAHLEVLNSAGNQLTEIPIEIGQLTNLTGLFLSRNELSELPSEIGQLTHLERLDLSSNQLSALPIELWHLNKLKFLNLGNNQLTSLPAEIGQLTNLENLEVINNQLTSIPAEIGELTNLKFLFFDRNQINILPPEIGRLTNLFTLGLFDNQLSSLIPEIGFLINLDALYIASNNITKLPTSICNLTVFHNVEVQSDITLVCETTSQKDTLISIYSANPGNTLGWGVENNPKVTFNDSGNPIILNMNNTNLIRIPDSISELKQLEEFSVNDNQLNSLPVSLSAIQSLKIIAAAANNLITVPSEFQLLSGLGLLLLTQNPINSIPLEVCNQQIANGGILTILTDPGEECD comes from the coding sequence ATGAAAACAATACAAACACTTTTTAAGTTAAATAGAAAGGGGAGTTTAATAATGTTATTATTTATTATGATTGGTATAACCAGTTGTAGTAAAAAAGACGACTCGGTAAACAAAACAATTGTTACTAATACCCCAGAGGAAGAATTAGCACTTAGCAATGAAAAGCAAATCACCAGTTTTGTTTTTCTATTGACCAATAACCCTATTGAAGTAAACATCGTCGCTACTATTGATGAAGAAAATAAGACCATTACCGCTGCTTTCCCGCCAGGTACAGATATAACGGGATTGTTACCTGAAGTTAAAATATCCGAATTGGCAATCGTTGATCGTGATACGGCTCAAGACTTCACTGAGCCACTAGAATATAAAGTAACTGCCGAAGATGGCAGTACCGCCATTTATAACGTGACCATAACCGCACTATTAACGCAACGCCAAATTTTACAGGCTATTTTAGATGCGAATCCACAAAACACCATTACCTGGGATCTTAATGCAACTGAGAATTTAGGAGACTTAGACGGTGTAACGTTAAATACGGAAGATAAAATTATTGAATTGAGTGTATTCAATAAAACTATTTCTACACTTCCTAAAGAGATAGGGCAATTGACCAACTTAAGAAGTTTGTTTATACATGCTAATAAACTTTCTGCACTTCCTTCGGAGATAGGGCAATTGGCCCATTTGGAAGTTTTGAATTCAGCTGGCAACCAACTTACTGAAATTCCTATTGAAATAGGGCAATTAACCAATTTAACCGGATTATTTTTAAGTAGGAATGAACTTTCTGAACTTCCTTCAGAGATAGGGCAATTGACACATTTAGAACGTTTAGATTTAAGTAGCAACCAACTTTCAGCTCTCCCTATAGAGTTATGGCATTTGAACAAATTAAAATTCCTGAATTTAGGTAATAACCAACTTACTTCGTTACCTGCTGAAATAGGGCAATTGACCAATTTGGAAAATTTAGAGGTAATTAATAATCAACTTACTTCCATACCTGCCGAAATTGGAGAATTAACCAATTTAAAATTTTTATTTTTTGATAGGAACCAGATTAATATCTTACCTCCAGAAATTGGCAGGTTAACCAATCTTTTTACCCTTGGTTTATTTGATAACCAACTTTCGTCTCTGATTCCAGAAATTGGGTTTCTTATTAACTTGGATGCATTATATATAGCTTCCAATAATATAACGAAATTACCAACTTCAATTTGTAATCTAACTGTCTTTCATAATGTAGAAGTGCAAAGCGACATCACGTTAGTATGTGAAACAACCTCACAAAAAGATACCTTAATTAGTATATATAGTGCCAACCCCGGTAACACCTTAGGTTGGGGGGTAGAAAATAATCCAAAAGTTACTTTTAATGATAGCGGCAACCCCATTATTCTAAATATGAATAACACCAATTTAATACGAATTCCTGATTCCATTTCAGAACTCAAACAACTAGAAGAATTTAGTGTCAATGATAATCAGTTAAATAGTTTGCCGGTTTCTTTAAGTGCGATACAATCTTTGAAAATTATAGCCGCTGCCGCTAATAATCTAATAACGGTACCATCAGAATTTCAATTGTTATCCGGTTTAGGACTGTTGCTTTTGACCCAAAACCCCATAAACAGTATTCCGCTAGAAGTTTGTAATCAGCAAATAGCGAATGGTGGTATACTTACAATATTAACTGACCCTGGAGAAGAGTGTGACTAA
- the mddA gene encoding methanethiol S-methyltransferase, which translates to MKKVLILIYGIIAYLVFLVSFLYAIGFVGNLFVPKSIDSGAEAPIIHSVLINLALLSLFAIQHSIMARPVFKVWFTKFINPAMERSTYVLLSSLILLLLYWKWQPMTTIVWETEAIASTTLMAVFFSGWFIVFLSTLMISHFELFGLTQIYQNFKNQSLTTPKFQVNWFYKLVRHPIMLGFIIAFWAAPTMTIGRLLFAVVTTAYILVAVKFLEEKDLKKIIGKDYEAYQKRVPMIFPFTKFKK; encoded by the coding sequence ATGAAAAAAGTACTTATTTTAATTTACGGAATCATCGCTTATCTTGTTTTTTTAGTATCCTTTCTTTATGCTATTGGCTTTGTTGGAAACCTTTTTGTACCCAAATCGATTGATTCCGGTGCTGAGGCGCCTATTATTCATTCTGTTTTGATAAACCTTGCGTTGCTCAGCCTGTTTGCTATTCAACATAGTATTATGGCACGGCCTGTGTTTAAAGTATGGTTTACAAAGTTTATTAATCCGGCAATGGAACGTAGTACGTATGTTTTGTTGTCCAGTTTAATTCTACTTTTATTGTATTGGAAATGGCAACCCATGACAACCATTGTATGGGAGACCGAAGCTATCGCATCAACTACTTTAATGGCAGTGTTCTTTTCAGGTTGGTTTATTGTTTTCCTTTCAACTTTAATGATTAGTCACTTTGAGCTGTTTGGCCTAACGCAGATTTATCAGAACTTTAAAAATCAATCATTGACCACTCCTAAATTTCAGGTTAATTGGTTTTATAAATTGGTAAGGCATCCCATAATGTTAGGCTTCATCATTGCCTTTTGGGCAGCACCTACAATGACCATTGGTCGGCTTTTGTTTGCCGTTGTAACCACTGCCTATATTTTAGTTGCCGTTAAATTTTTAGAAGAGAAAGATTTGAAAAAAATCATAGGCAAAGATTATGAAGCTTATCAAAAGAGAGTTCCCATGATTTTTCCGTTTACCAAATTCAAAAAATAG
- a CDS encoding DUF2461 domain-containing protein, with protein MSFKNQTEFLKELQKNNNKEWMDLNRKWYKQVRDEYIEWLNSMNTRLSAIDNDYYDTPGKKGINRINNNLMFHPNKPVYKDHFGAGFDKKPNTADFYFELGIDRCIFAGGLWRPEPKMLRSVRDAIDYDGEEFVKILNKKSFKNRFGNLFEDVKLTNSPKGFDKDHKYIDLIKNKTFAVFQEFSTKQTNKPNFDEELINAYKEMLPFRRYLNKAITV; from the coding sequence ATGAGTTTCAAAAATCAAACAGAATTTCTCAAAGAACTTCAAAAGAATAATAATAAGGAATGGATGGATTTAAACCGGAAATGGTACAAACAAGTTCGTGATGAGTATATAGAGTGGTTAAATAGTATGAATACTAGATTATCTGCTATAGATAACGATTATTATGATACTCCTGGTAAAAAGGGAATTAACCGTATCAATAATAACCTGATGTTTCACCCTAATAAACCTGTGTATAAAGACCATTTTGGAGCGGGATTTGACAAGAAACCAAATACTGCAGATTTTTATTTTGAACTGGGAATTGACCGCTGCATTTTTGCCGGCGGATTATGGAGGCCCGAACCTAAAATGCTACGAAGTGTTCGCGATGCTATTGATTATGATGGAGAAGAATTCGTGAAAATCTTAAATAAGAAATCGTTCAAAAATCGCTTTGGAAATCTCTTTGAAGATGTCAAATTAACGAATTCACCAAAAGGTTTTGACAAAGACCATAAGTATATAGATTTGATTAAGAATAAAACCTTTGCCGTATTTCAAGAGTTTTCCACTAAGCAAACCAACAAACCCAATTTTGATGAAGAGTTAATTAACGCCTATAAAGAAATGCTTCCTTTTAGACGTTATCTGAACAAAGCTATTACGGTTTAA